The stretch of DNA AGACGGGCCGGGTTTTCGATTCCCGCCGGCCCGCCGTCTGCTGCGGTATCGCGGCTCGGGGCGGTGCGGTATCGCGGCTCGGGGCGCTGCGCCGGGTTCAGGGCGCGCCGGTGTCGCCGCCGACCACGGCGTCCCCGCCGCCGGCCGGGGCACCCTGGCGCGGGGCGAGCGAGGCCAGGCTGCCGGTGTCGCCGACCCGCAGCACGAAGGGGCGCAGCGGGGTGTACCGGATCGCGGTGACCGAGCAGGGCTCGACGTTGATCCGCTGGAAGTGGTCCAGGTGCAGGCCGAGCGCGTCGGCCACCACCGCCTTGATCACGTCCCCGTGCGAGCAGGCCACCCAGACCGCGTCCGGGCCGTGCTCGGCGCCGATCTTCTCGTCCCACTCCCGGACGGCGGAGACCGTGCGGTGGCTCAGCGCGCGCAGCGACTCCCCGCCGGGGAAGGCGGCCGCCGCCGCGTGGTCCTGCACGGTGCGCCAGAGCGGCTCCTCCGCCAGGTCGGCCAGCTTGCGGCCGGTCCAGTCCCCGTAGTGGCACTCGCCCAGCCGCTCGTCCACGGCCGGCTCGCCCAGCTCCGGCCGGACAGCCAGCAGCGGCTCCAGGGTCTGGCGGCAGCGCTCCAGCGGGCTGCTCACCGCCGCCGCGAGCGGCACCCCGGCCAGGCGCTCGGCCAGCGCCCCGGCCTGGGCCCGGCCGGTGTCGTCCAGCTCCACCCCGGGAGTCCAACCGGCGAGCACCCCGGCCGTGTTCGCGGTGGAGCGGCCATGGCGTACGAGCAGCAGAGTCGGCATGCGGCCCAGCCTAACCGCACATGATCGGCGGGCCCAGGGCCACCGGGGGTTGGGGTGCGGGCGGTTTCGGGGACAATGTCCGGCATGATCGTGGACACCGCCACCTACCGGGACGGCAAGCGGGCCGAGGCCCCCGAGGACCTCTCCGACGCCCTGGCCGCCGCCCGGGCCACCCCGGGGGCCTTCGTCTGGCTCGGCCTGTACGAGCCGACGGCGGCGGAGCTCGACCTGGTCAGCGAGGAGTTCGGCCTGCACCCGCTGGCGGTGGAGGACGCCGTCAGCGCGCACCAGCGGCCCAAGCTGGAGGAGTACCGGGATTCGGTGTTCATGGTGCTCAAGACCGTCGGGTACCACCCCGACGGCCACAGCGTGAGCACCGGCGAGGTGATGCTCTTCGTCGGCGACAGCTACGTGATCACCATCCGGCACGGCGCCGACAGCCCGCTGCGCGGCATCCGGGCCGAGCTGGAGAAGCAGCCCGAGCTGCTCGCGCACGGGCCGTTCGCCGTGCTCTACGCCGTCGCGGACCTGATCGTGGACAGCTACCTCGACGTGCAGACCGCCCTCCAGGGCGACCTGGACGAGCTGGAGGCCGAGGTCTTCGCCCCCGGCCGGCCGCAGGCCAACATCGCCGAGCGGATCTACGAGTTCAAGCGCCAGCTGCTCGTCTTCCGCCGGGCCGGCGCCCCGCTCCAGGAGCCGGTGCTCCGGCTCACCAAGGGCTCCGGCTCCTTCCCGCCCGAGCCGCTGCGCCCGTACCTGCGCGACGTGGCCGACCACCTGGTCCGGGTCAACGAGCAGGTCGACGGCCTGGACCGGCTGCTCTCCGACATCCTCAACGCCAACCTGGCCCAGGTCAGCGTGCAGCAGAACAACGACATGCGGAAGATCTCCGCCTGGGCCGCCCTGGCCGCCGTCCCCACCATGATCGCCGGCATCTACGGCATGAACTTCGAGGACATGCCGGAGCTGCACCAGCCCTGGGGCTACCCGGCCGCCGTGCTGCTGATGATCGCCGTCTGCGTCGTGCTGCACCGGGTCTTCAAGCGCAGCGGCTGGCTCTGAGCCCGCTCCTGTCCCGTCCTCTCCCCCGCCCTCGCTTCCGGCCTTTCCCTCGTCCTCGCTTCCGGCCAGTGTGGCGAAGGTTCGGGCCAGATCGATCGGTTCGCGGCAGCTGACCGAGCGTCACTGCTTAGCCTCGGAGCGTGTTCTGACGCCTTGTCAGCGTCATATCCGCACGCACGCCGAGGTAGGGAGTCCGCACCGTGCCGTCTCTGCT from Kitasatospora sp. MMS16-BH015 encodes:
- a CDS encoding histidine phosphatase family protein, with the protein product MPTLLLVRHGRSTANTAGVLAGWTPGVELDDTGRAQAGALAERLAGVPLAAAVSSPLERCRQTLEPLLAVRPELGEPAVDERLGECHYGDWTGRKLADLAEEPLWRTVQDHAAAAAFPGGESLRALSHRTVSAVREWDEKIGAEHGPDAVWVACSHGDVIKAVVADALGLHLDHFQRINVEPCSVTAIRYTPLRPFVLRVGDTGSLASLAPRQGAPAGGGDAVVGGDTGAP
- the corA gene encoding magnesium/cobalt transporter CorA produces the protein MIVDTATYRDGKRAEAPEDLSDALAAARATPGAFVWLGLYEPTAAELDLVSEEFGLHPLAVEDAVSAHQRPKLEEYRDSVFMVLKTVGYHPDGHSVSTGEVMLFVGDSYVITIRHGADSPLRGIRAELEKQPELLAHGPFAVLYAVADLIVDSYLDVQTALQGDLDELEAEVFAPGRPQANIAERIYEFKRQLLVFRRAGAPLQEPVLRLTKGSGSFPPEPLRPYLRDVADHLVRVNEQVDGLDRLLSDILNANLAQVSVQQNNDMRKISAWAALAAVPTMIAGIYGMNFEDMPELHQPWGYPAAVLLMIAVCVVLHRVFKRSGWL